The proteins below come from a single Agrobacterium vitis genomic window:
- a CDS encoding DMT family transporter → MKSTSLGYVFAFAAYTVFSMQDGISKHLGDSYSPVVVATVRYWAFAIFALILAARSRNGLVAAVKTKRPILQILRGLLLGAQILVSIAAFHYVGLAQSQAIFAAGPIFVALLSVPLLGEQVGWRRWTAILVGMLGVVLILSPGSGSFSLMVALPLFCALSGAFYGILTRLVSRDDPPVTSFFYMCMVGFVGANCMAPFFLAPIARQDWFWMLALCCTGIAGHLSLIKAYEHLNAVVLQPIAYYQLVLGSIIAVTVFGESLTRNMVLGSVIVVGAGLFTVWREQVVARRKALEVQSIAEPAS, encoded by the coding sequence ATGAAATCGACTTCGCTTGGCTATGTCTTTGCCTTTGCCGCCTATACGGTGTTTTCCATGCAGGATGGCATTTCCAAGCATCTGGGCGATAGCTATTCGCCGGTCGTGGTCGCCACCGTGCGCTATTGGGCCTTTGCGATCTTCGCGCTCATTCTGGCCGCCCGCAGCCGCAATGGCTTGGTCGCTGCCGTAAAAACCAAACGACCTATCCTGCAAATCCTGCGGGGCCTGTTGCTGGGTGCGCAGATCCTGGTGTCGATTGCTGCCTTTCACTATGTCGGGCTTGCCCAATCGCAGGCGATCTTTGCCGCCGGGCCGATTTTCGTGGCGCTGCTGTCGGTGCCGCTGCTGGGCGAACAGGTGGGCTGGCGGCGCTGGACGGCGATCCTGGTCGGCATGCTCGGCGTGGTGCTGATCCTTTCGCCGGGCTCGGGCAGTTTCAGCCTGATGGTGGCGCTACCACTGTTCTGCGCGCTATCAGGGGCTTTTTACGGCATTCTGACGCGGCTGGTCAGCCGCGACGATCCGCCCGTCACCAGCTTTTTCTATATGTGCATGGTCGGCTTTGTCGGGGCCAATTGCATGGCGCCATTTTTCTTAGCCCCGATTGCCAGACAGGATTGGTTCTGGATGCTGGCGCTGTGCTGCACCGGCATTGCCGGGCATCTGTCGCTGATCAAGGCCTATGAGCATTTGAATGCCGTGGTGCTGCAACCGATTGCCTATTACCAGCTGGTCTTAGGCTCGATCATCGCGGTGACGGTGTTTGGCGAAAGCCTGACCCGCAATATGGTGCTGGGCTCGGTCATTGTGGTGGGAGCGGGTCTGTTTACGGTTTGGCGCGAACAGGTGGTGGCACGGCGAAAAGCCCTTGAGGTTCAATCTATTGCAGAACCTGCTTCTTAA
- a CDS encoding sugar-binding transcriptional regulator has protein sequence MVKLRRETQSSYSEAASLRLRAAWLYYNQGLTQKDVAERLGISRSTVIRLLDEALKRSEVQIWIAEGIDDCVELAVKLENTFGLDEAVVVPSSAGQDAEGIARAVGLALGQFLTEVVTDNATIGVGWGRTMTASLAGFRPPRRENCKVVSLLGGIVAVHQTNPIDYTWRLASQLGAECYMFLAPLLVDSVATKRALIEDCGLKTLYDLAENLDLAVVSCGDIRPQSTSLSEGFISRATLNELIEAGCVCDTMFNFLDAEGRSVSHPINERVMSVNLDTLKKAKHIVIASGGAHRAIAIRATMRRIGCNTLITDEAAARELLGLVG, from the coding sequence GTGGTCAAGCTTCGCCGGGAGACCCAGAGCAGCTATTCGGAGGCGGCATCGCTGCGGCTTCGGGCTGCCTGGCTCTATTATAACCAGGGACTGACCCAGAAGGATGTGGCCGAACGGCTCGGCATCAGCCGCTCGACGGTGATCCGGCTGCTGGATGAGGCGTTGAAGCGCTCCGAAGTGCAGATCTGGATTGCCGAAGGCATCGACGATTGCGTCGAACTGGCGGTCAAGCTGGAAAACACCTTCGGCCTGGATGAGGCCGTGGTCGTGCCATCCTCTGCCGGGCAGGACGCCGAAGGCATCGCCCGCGCCGTCGGTCTGGCGCTTGGCCAGTTCCTGACTGAAGTGGTCACCGACAATGCAACCATCGGCGTCGGCTGGGGCCGCACCATGACGGCGTCGCTGGCCGGTTTTCGCCCGCCGCGCCGGGAAAATTGCAAGGTCGTCTCGCTGCTGGGCGGCATTGTCGCCGTTCACCAGACCAATCCCATCGACTATACATGGCGGCTCGCCAGCCAACTGGGGGCGGAATGCTATATGTTCCTGGCCCCGCTGCTGGTCGATAGCGTCGCCACCAAACGGGCGCTGATTGAGGATTGCGGGTTGAAAACCCTCTATGACCTCGCCGAAAATCTCGATCTCGCCGTGGTCTCCTGCGGCGATATCCGCCCGCAATCCACCTCGCTGTCGGAAGGCTTCATCAGCCGCGCCACGCTGAACGAACTGATCGAGGCTGGCTGCGTCTGCGACACCATGTTCAACTTCCTCGATGCCGAAGGCCGCTCGGTCTCCCACCCGATCAACGAGCGGGTCATGTCAGTTAATCTCGACACGCTGAAAAAAGCCAAGCACATCGTCATCGCCTCCGGCGGCGCCCACCGCGCCATCGCCATCCGCGCCACCATGCGCCGCATCGGGTGCAACACGCTTATTACGGACGAGGCGGCGGCGCGGGAGTTGTTGGGGTTGGTGGGGTGA
- the lysS gene encoding lysine--tRNA ligase, whose amino-acid sequence MTEQNTETALSSDATEVRRQKLALLRQQIGDVYPAHFHRTATTAELAEKYADLAPDTESGDTVTVAGRIYSSRNSGMFMDLRDASGKIQIFSHKDMTPEAARAMLPMIDLGDIIGVTGPVRRTKRGELTINAETIIMLTKTLLPMPEKYHGVTDIEVRYRKRHLDILTNDESKLRFQQRSKIVSGIRRFMESDGFMEVETPMLQSVYGGASADPFKTHHNTLKQDMYLRIAPELFLKRTLVSGLADKIFEINRNFRNEGVSTRHNPEFTMMECYWAYADYEDVMDLVERLFADLAMRIHGSTEFAFGDKEISFKGPFKRVPMPDAVKDVTGIDFLAIKTDEEARAAAKAAGFAVEKDWTWGECLSFIFEEKVEGTLIQPSHVTHFPKDISPFAKEVPGEPRLVERFETYCNAWEIGNAFSELNDPEEQRKRMVEQLEQAHARGEKDKQLDDEFLDAIDQGMPPAGGLGIGVDRLIMLLTNAPSIRDIILFPARRAKVD is encoded by the coding sequence ATGACCGAACAAAACACCGAAACCGCCCTTTCCTCCGACGCCACCGAGGTGCGCCGCCAGAAACTGGCGCTGCTGCGCCAGCAGATCGGCGATGTCTATCCAGCCCATTTCCACCGCACCGCCACCACGGCTGAACTGGCCGAAAAATATGCGGATCTGGCACCGGATACGGAATCGGGCGATACGGTTACGGTTGCAGGCCGCATTTATTCCTCGCGCAATTCCGGCATGTTCATGGACCTGCGCGATGCATCGGGCAAGATCCAGATTTTCAGCCACAAGGACATGACGCCGGAAGCGGCCCGCGCCATGCTGCCGATGATCGATCTGGGTGACATTATTGGCGTGACCGGTCCGGTGCGCCGCACCAAGCGTGGTGAGCTGACGATCAACGCCGAAACCATCATCATGCTGACCAAGACTTTGCTGCCGATGCCGGAGAAATATCATGGCGTTACGGATATCGAAGTGCGCTATCGCAAGCGCCATCTCGACATTCTAACCAATGACGAATCCAAGCTTCGCTTCCAGCAGCGCTCCAAGATCGTTTCCGGCATCCGCCGTTTCATGGAAAGCGATGGCTTCATGGAGGTGGAAACCCCCATGCTGCAATCCGTTTATGGCGGTGCGTCTGCCGATCCGTTCAAGACCCATCACAACACGCTGAAGCAGGATATGTATCTGCGCATTGCGCCGGAGCTGTTTCTGAAGCGCACGCTGGTCTCTGGCCTTGCCGACAAGATTTTCGAAATCAACCGCAACTTCCGCAATGAAGGCGTGTCCACCCGGCACAATCCAGAATTCACCATGATGGAATGTTACTGGGCCTATGCCGACTATGAAGACGTGATGGATCTGGTCGAGCGCCTGTTTGCCGACCTTGCCATGCGCATTCATGGCTCGACCGAATTTGCCTTTGGCGACAAGGAAATTTCCTTCAAGGGGCCGTTCAAGCGGGTGCCGATGCCGGATGCCGTCAAGGACGTCACGGGTATCGACTTCCTGGCCATCAAGACCGATGAGGAGGCCCGCGCGGCTGCCAAGGCTGCCGGGTTTGCGGTCGAAAAGGATTGGACCTGGGGCGAATGTCTGTCCTTCATCTTTGAAGAAAAGGTCGAGGGCACGCTGATCCAGCCAAGCCATGTGACGCATTTCCCCAAGGACATCTCGCCCTTCGCCAAGGAAGTGCCGGGCGAGCCGCGTCTGGTGGAACGGTTTGAGACCTATTGCAACGCCTGGGAAATCGGCAATGCCTTTTCCGAGCTGAACGACCCGGAAGAGCAGCGCAAGCGCATGGTCGAGCAGCTGGAACAGGCCCATGCCCGTGGCGAAAAGGACAAGCAGCTCGACGACGAATTCCTCGATGCCATTGACCAGGGCATGCCGCCAGCCGGTGGACTTGGCATTGGCGTCGATCGCCTGATCATGCTGCTGACCAATGCGCCTTCGATCCGTGACATTATTCTCTTCCCGGCGCGACGCGCCAAGGTCGATTGA
- the tal gene encoding transaldolase: MTSKLEQLRAMTTVVADTGDIEAVTRLKPVDCTTNPTIVLKALGTDMFADAFEEAIKWGKAKGGASDAVTEAIADRLAISVGAALAKIVPGRVSTEVDADLSFDTQASLNKARAIIAQYKERGIEKDRILIKLASTWEGIRAAEVLQKEGIDCNLTLLFSKAQAIACAEAKVFLISPFVGRILDWYKKSTGENYTSETDPGVVSVRQIYNFYKVNGIETIVMGASFRNAGEIEALAGCDRLTISPALLDELDAATGDLPRVLSPEKTTPDPLVSLDEKAFRWALNEDAMATEKLSEGIRAFAKDLGTLRGMVAKKLAA, from the coding sequence ATGACTTCGAAACTCGAACAGCTTCGCGCCATGACCACGGTTGTCGCCGACACCGGTGACATTGAGGCCGTAACCCGCCTGAAGCCGGTGGATTGCACCACCAACCCGACCATCGTGCTGAAAGCCTTGGGCACCGACATGTTTGCCGATGCCTTCGAAGAGGCGATCAAATGGGGCAAGGCCAAGGGCGGCGCCTCTGATGCCGTAACCGAGGCTATCGCCGACAGGCTGGCGATTTCGGTTGGTGCGGCGCTCGCCAAGATCGTTCCGGGCCGGGTCTCGACCGAAGTGGATGCCGATCTGTCCTTCGATACGCAGGCCTCGCTCAATAAGGCCCGCGCCATCATTGCGCAATATAAGGAGCGTGGCATCGAGAAGGATCGTATCCTGATCAAGCTCGCCTCGACCTGGGAAGGCATTCGCGCCGCCGAAGTGCTGCAAAAGGAAGGCATTGACTGCAACCTGACCCTGCTGTTTTCCAAGGCCCAGGCCATTGCCTGCGCGGAAGCCAAGGTGTTCCTGATTTCGCCTTTCGTCGGGCGTATTCTCGACTGGTACAAGAAATCGACCGGCGAGAACTACACCTCTGAAACCGATCCGGGCGTGGTGTCGGTGCGCCAGATCTATAATTTCTACAAGGTCAACGGCATCGAAACCATCGTCATGGGCGCGTCGTTCCGCAACGCGGGCGAGATTGAAGCTTTGGCCGGTTGCGACCGGTTGACGATCAGCCCGGCGCTGCTGGATGAGCTGGATGCGGCGACCGGCGATCTGCCCCGCGTGCTCTCGCCTGAAAAGACCACGCCCGATCCGCTGGTGTCGCTGGATGAAAAGGCGTTCCGCTGGGCGCTGAACGAAGATGCCATGGCGACGGAAAAGCTGTCGGAAGGCATTCGCGCCTTCGCCAAGGATCTTGGCACCCTGCGCGGCATGGTGGCAAAGAAGCTGGCCGCCTGA
- a CDS encoding SH3 domain-containing protein has translation MPPAASLSRRLLCRMTGRSMLAFFLGFAAMPAFSQTVIPAPSVNGQGNGTQGGMDFPDPYLWHVTGLKPGQQLPVLSGAGPNFRIIHALTEGTPVDMQNCMESRGGYWCRIATVDRPRISGWVDGRYVVKTGGDPPGMIGGVPVDPVIELPVGKGNGGQGNGGKGRGQGGQGSSWQNNGGGYGNPFGNSNGAGGNSDE, from the coding sequence ATGCCTCCAGCAGCCAGTCTCAGCCGCAGGCTTTTGTGCCGAATGACCGGGCGCAGCATGCTGGCGTTTTTCCTGGGATTTGCCGCCATGCCGGCCTTCAGCCAGACGGTGATACCGGCACCTTCTGTCAATGGTCAGGGGAATGGCACACAAGGCGGAATGGATTTTCCCGATCCCTATCTCTGGCACGTCACCGGCCTCAAGCCTGGCCAGCAATTGCCGGTTCTATCCGGTGCAGGCCCGAATTTCCGGATTATCCATGCGCTGACCGAAGGCACGCCGGTTGATATGCAGAACTGTATGGAAAGCCGGGGCGGTTATTGGTGCCGGATCGCCACCGTGGACCGTCCGCGCATCAGCGGCTGGGTGGATGGCCGCTATGTCGTCAAAACCGGCGGCGATCCGCCGGGGATGATTGGCGGCGTGCCGGTCGATCCGGTGATTGAACTGCCGGTTGGCAAGGGGAATGGCGGCCAAGGCAACGGGGGGAAGGGCAGGGGCCAGGGCGGACAGGGTTCCAGCTGGCAGAACAATGGCGGCGGCTATGGCAACCCGTTCGGCAATAGCAACGGGGCAGGCGGCAATAGCGACGAGTGA